In a genomic window of Pseudomonas mohnii:
- a CDS encoding transporter substrate-binding domain-containing protein has product MLSRLKDFLILTTAGLCLSTSLLAAQDGEDYVLLSRMTAGNLEVQLDPSQRQWVRNKGELVLGTSAPDYPPFDLTLSGHDYEGFTADYAGILGKATGLPIKVQRFSSRGAAIEALKNGEVDLLGTANGFEASNADIVLSMPYAVDQPVLVTREGETRSLTDGLAGLRLSMVYHYLPLEEVKALYPKAIITSHPSYQNAINAVAFDQADVFLGDTISTHYMINKGYLNNIRMANFGKHEAHGFSFAVHKNNPELLGIINTTLMAIPVSERENIAKRWSAGSDILLTDHKLELSYGEERWLAQHPVVRVVVNEALAPLTFFDSDGNFRGVAADLLELIRLRTGLRFEIQRSRSDSDMIQRIRDNQADLIAALLPSAKRERLLNFSRPYLQNSNVLLTRKAADSPANLTQLHDKRVAIAQGNPLIDFLRTEFPQIKLIKMPDTFSAVEMLAEGQAEGAVSSLVIANYFISSRLFEHSLQISTTIGTEQAAFSLATGRNAKELNDILNKALLSISPEELGIINSRWRGYSASSQSTWRTYHRVFYQIVIGAGVLLLISMAWNANMRRQINQRKAAERALNDQFEFMRSLVNGTPHPIYVRDRQGLLQSCNDSYLQAFSAKREDVIGKSVIQGTMSNAFEAREYQADYQRVVAEGIPLILDRELHIGGRRLTIYHWILPYRDSCGEVQGIIGGWIDISERRQLFDDLRCAKERADEANRAKSTFLATMSHEIRTPMNAVIGMLELTLKRIEQDHPDRPAIDVAYNSAKDLLELIGDILDIARIESGHLSLSPERVNPQEIVASVARNFDGLAHQKGLELRLEFNPANPPIDVLLDPLRFKQVLSNLVSNAIKFTEHGQVRIIVNLQPSAEPGQVRMQLQVEDSGIGISEQDQQRLFEPFAQADNAGQSARGGTGLGLVISRGLCERMGGCLQLRSQPGLGTQVGITLHLPTLPREPGPKMVETETPATLTPLNVLVVDDHAANRLLMCQQLEFLGHRFSVAEDGQAGFEVWKAGTFDLVIADCNMPVMNGYELARAIRRQECRTQQRPCTVLGFTANAQPEEIQRCKQAGMDDCLFKPLTLTALSQWVEGMEPMDLAPVFSLQGFELMTGGNPALNRRLLTELINSNGLDRQSLLALSGSTDPQVFLDIAHKIKGAARIVQASRLIDTCEALEAACRSLFEPGRTAECCKAIESAMLELDQALLQQIGQNDGSKITEP; this is encoded by the coding sequence ATGCTCAGTCGTTTAAAGGATTTTCTGATACTCACGACAGCAGGCTTATGCTTGAGCACCTCATTGCTCGCGGCGCAGGACGGTGAGGATTACGTCTTGCTCAGCCGCATGACGGCCGGAAATCTGGAAGTCCAACTGGATCCATCGCAACGACAATGGGTCAGGAACAAAGGTGAATTGGTTCTGGGTACCTCAGCACCGGATTATCCACCGTTCGACCTGACCCTCAGCGGCCACGACTATGAAGGCTTCACTGCCGATTATGCGGGCATACTCGGCAAGGCCACGGGCTTGCCCATCAAGGTTCAACGCTTCTCATCCCGGGGAGCCGCAATCGAAGCACTCAAAAACGGCGAGGTTGACTTGCTCGGCACCGCCAATGGATTCGAAGCAAGCAATGCCGACATCGTATTGTCCATGCCCTACGCGGTGGACCAACCGGTCCTGGTGACACGCGAAGGCGAAACCCGATCACTGACTGACGGCCTTGCCGGTCTGCGCCTGAGCATGGTGTATCACTATCTGCCGCTGGAGGAGGTCAAGGCCCTCTACCCGAAGGCGATCATTACATCCCATCCCTCCTATCAGAATGCGATCAACGCCGTAGCCTTCGACCAGGCGGACGTGTTTCTCGGCGATACCATTTCGACCCATTACATGATCAACAAGGGCTACCTGAACAACATCCGCATGGCCAACTTCGGCAAACACGAAGCCCACGGATTCAGTTTTGCGGTGCACAAGAACAACCCGGAACTGCTCGGTATCATCAATACGACGCTCATGGCGATCCCTGTCAGCGAACGAGAAAACATCGCCAAGCGTTGGAGCGCCGGCAGCGACATCCTGCTCACCGATCACAAGCTGGAGCTCAGTTACGGCGAAGAACGCTGGCTGGCGCAACACCCGGTGGTCCGCGTAGTCGTCAATGAAGCACTCGCGCCACTGACGTTTTTCGACAGTGACGGCAACTTCCGCGGCGTTGCCGCCGACTTGCTTGAACTCATCAGGCTGCGCACCGGTCTGCGCTTCGAGATCCAGCGCAGCCGAAGCGACAGCGACATGATTCAGCGGATCAGAGACAACCAGGCCGATCTGATCGCCGCACTGCTGCCCAGCGCAAAACGGGAAAGGCTGCTGAATTTCAGTCGACCCTATCTGCAAAACTCCAATGTCCTGTTGACGCGCAAAGCTGCAGACAGCCCTGCCAATCTTACGCAGCTTCATGACAAGCGCGTGGCCATCGCCCAAGGCAATCCACTGATAGATTTTTTGCGTACCGAGTTCCCGCAGATAAAACTCATCAAAATGCCGGACACGTTCAGTGCCGTGGAAATGCTTGCCGAGGGCCAGGCAGAAGGTGCAGTGAGCTCTCTGGTGATCGCCAACTACTTCATCTCATCGCGGCTCTTCGAGCACAGCCTCCAAATCAGCACCACCATCGGCACAGAGCAAGCGGCATTCTCTCTGGCCACCGGCCGCAACGCCAAGGAACTCAATGACATCCTCAACAAGGCGCTGTTGAGCATCTCGCCGGAGGAACTGGGGATTATCAACAGCCGCTGGCGTGGTTATTCAGCGTCCTCACAAAGCACCTGGCGCACCTATCATCGGGTGTTCTATCAAATCGTCATCGGCGCAGGCGTGCTGTTGTTAATTTCCATGGCCTGGAACGCAAACATGCGGCGCCAGATCAATCAACGCAAAGCGGCCGAGCGTGCATTGAACGATCAATTCGAATTCATGCGTTCACTGGTCAACGGCACGCCACATCCGATTTATGTACGTGATCGCCAGGGCCTGCTCCAAAGCTGCAATGACAGCTACTTGCAAGCCTTCAGTGCAAAACGCGAAGACGTCATTGGCAAAAGTGTCATTCAAGGCACTATGAGCAACGCCTTCGAAGCCCGGGAATATCAGGCCGATTATCAGCGCGTCGTGGCCGAGGGCATACCCCTGATTCTCGATCGTGAACTGCACATCGGTGGACGCCGGTTGACGATCTATCACTGGATTCTCCCCTACCGTGACTCTTGCGGTGAAGTGCAAGGCATCATCGGTGGCTGGATCGACATCAGCGAACGGCGGCAACTGTTCGATGATCTGCGTTGTGCGAAAGAGCGCGCCGACGAAGCCAACCGGGCCAAAAGCACATTCCTGGCCACCATGAGCCACGAGATCCGCACCCCGATGAATGCAGTGATCGGCATGCTCGAATTGACGCTCAAGCGTATCGAACAGGATCACCCGGATCGTCCAGCCATCGATGTGGCGTACAACTCGGCAAAAGACTTGCTGGAATTGATCGGCGACATTCTCGACATCGCCCGCATCGAATCGGGGCACTTGAGCCTGAGCCCGGAGCGTGTCAATCCGCAGGAAATCGTCGCGTCAGTAGCACGTAACTTCGATGGGCTGGCCCACCAGAAAGGACTCGAATTGCGGCTGGAGTTCAACCCGGCCAACCCACCGATCGACGTCCTGCTGGACCCGTTGCGTTTCAAGCAAGTGCTGTCCAACCTGGTCAGCAACGCCATCAAGTTTACCGAGCACGGTCAAGTCAGGATTATCGTCAATCTGCAGCCGTCCGCCGAGCCGGGCCAGGTACGAATGCAATTGCAAGTCGAGGACAGCGGTATCGGAATCAGCGAACAGGATCAGCAACGCCTGTTCGAGCCTTTCGCTCAGGCCGATAACGCCGGACAGTCCGCCAGGGGCGGCACCGGGCTTGGCCTGGTGATCAGCCGCGGTTTGTGCGAAAGGATGGGGGGCTGCCTGCAGTTACGCAGTCAGCCGGGGCTGGGCACTCAAGTGGGCATTACCTTGCACCTGCCCACATTGCCACGTGAACCTGGGCCGAAAATGGTTGAAACAGAAACACCCGCGACATTAACTCCCTTGAATGTACTGGTAGTCGATGATCACGCGGCCAATCGCCTGCTCATGTGTCAGCAGCTGGAGTTTCTGGGCCATCGATTCAGCGTCGCTGAGGATGGTCAGGCAGGATTCGAGGTATGGAAAGCCGGCACCTTCGATCTGGTCATTGCCGATTGCAACATGCCAGTCATGAATGGTTACGAGCTAGCCCGCGCCATTCGCCGCCAGGAATGCCGAACGCAACAACGCCCGTGCACCGTACTGGGATTTACGGCCAATGCACAGCCGGAAGAGATTCAACGTTGCAAACAAGCCGGGATGGACGATTGCCTGTTCAAACCGCTGACCCTGACGGCCTTGAGTCAATGGGTTGAGGGCATGGAGCCCATGGACCTCGCCCCCGTTTTCAGCCTGCAAGGATTCGAGCTGATGACGGGAGGCAATCCCGCACTGAACCGACGATTGTTGACCGAACTGATCAATAGCAATGGTCTGGACCGACAAAGCTTGCTGGCGTTATCCGGGTCCACGGATCCGCAGGTTTTTCTCGATATCGCCCACAAGATCAAAGGTGCCGCCCGAATCGTTCAAGCCTCCCGATTGATCGACACCTGCGAAGCGCTCGAAGCGGCCTGCCGCAGCCTGTTCGAGCCAGGCAGGACGGCCGAATGCTGCAAGGCCATCGAGAGCGCCATGCTCGAATTGGACCAGGCATTGCTGCAGCAAATTGGGCAAAACGACGGAAGCAAAATCACAGAGCCTTAA
- a CDS encoding GAF domain-containing protein, producing the protein MIDIHKSGQGLEGYGMLHAQLESLLADERDFIANAAQFSAFLFNQLDDLNWAGFYLNRNEELVLGPFQGQIACVRIPFGRGVCGTAAATLQSQRVEDVHAFAGHIACDSASNSELVVPLVKDGRLIGVLDLDSPKLARFTAEDQAGIEQLAAIFLRLTDC; encoded by the coding sequence ATGATCGATATACACAAGAGCGGCCAGGGCCTCGAAGGCTATGGCATGCTGCACGCGCAGCTTGAGTCGTTGCTGGCGGACGAGCGGGACTTCATCGCCAATGCCGCACAGTTTTCGGCCTTCCTGTTCAATCAGCTCGATGACCTGAACTGGGCCGGCTTCTATCTCAATCGCAATGAAGAGCTGGTGCTGGGCCCGTTTCAGGGGCAGATCGCTTGCGTGCGGATCCCGTTCGGCCGCGGCGTTTGCGGAACAGCGGCAGCGACCTTGCAGAGTCAACGGGTCGAAGACGTGCATGCGTTTGCAGGGCATATCGCCTGTGACAGCGCATCGAACAGCGAACTGGTCGTGCCGCTGGTCAAGGACGGTCGTTTGATCGGCGTACTGGACCTCGACAGCCCGAAACTGGCGCGTTTCACCGCAGAGGATCAGGCCGGCATCGAGCAACTGGCAGCGATTTTCCTGCGCCTGACCGATTGCTGA
- a CDS encoding HD domain-containing phosphohydrolase encodes MPNPLRPDQRRFPLHVHISVMFTLLLLLTGVVLGIFNYRQTTQIILSSSEKLFNRIEQDVRLDLQATYEPIRHLLSLLVLNPAVQGSDLQQRLALLKPFSQSLRDNPDLASLYLGYGNGDFFMVRPLRAPQLKTLLNAPEAAAYQVWSIERDTRGQAHSQSLFFDQDLTFIGRHEDPVDTYDPRSRAWFSSASRDSTQITTEPYVFFSTHNVGTTLALRSGDHAVMGADLTLEELSATLAKHVVTPATEIVLFDAQGNAIAYPDSSRLIVDDQTARLIKAADLSPSLGALLNSPPAGNRLNVGGRQWIVARSNMQEGGPQGLQLALLVPEDELLTDAYRMRWQGALITLATLLLCVPLGWLTSRVLVKPLRALVQEADAIRSFDFNFPVSRRSPVLEVDQLSVSMARMKETLASFFQITDSLSAETRFAPLMERVLFETVKIGQAQAGLIYLREGDGDRMEPQGLVINDTAETLSSFDIHGHDLQDPKTPAWMQQLSTADNVVSHFGFEQAGDLQKVLLALACPRVHLIGIRLHNRHNETVGLLVFLLADSGNQSDLEKLRPDRIAFLQAVSGAAAVSIESQRLQARQKNLLDAFIKLLAGAIDAKSPYTGGHCQRVPALALMIAQAAAASQDPAFSGYRPTEDEWEALHIAAWLHDCGKVTTPEYVVDKATKLETLNDRIHEIRTRFEVLKRDAWVRYWQAVAMGGDEQDLSLLRDATLTALDDDFAFIARCNLGGEAMAEADLQRLRSIGQRTWTRTLDDRLGVSWEENRRQERTPAPTLPVSEPLLADKPEHLFERIDAELIGPDNPLGFKLDVPRYKYNRGELYNLSITRGTLTNEERYIINHHMVQTILMLNHLPFPGHLRNVPEIAGGHHEKMDGTGYPKRLKREDMSLPARMMAIADIFEALTAADRPYKKAKSLSEALGIMANMCRDAHLDPELFGLFINDHIYLRYAERFLNPRQIDAVDASSLLIKAGLRV; translated from the coding sequence ATGCCCAACCCACTGCGCCCGGATCAACGGCGGTTTCCCCTGCACGTTCATATCAGTGTGATGTTCACCCTGCTGTTGTTGCTGACCGGGGTGGTGTTGGGCATTTTCAATTACCGTCAAACCACGCAGATCATTCTTTCCAGCAGCGAAAAGCTCTTCAATCGCATCGAGCAGGATGTCCGCCTGGATCTGCAGGCTACCTACGAGCCGATTCGCCATCTGCTCAGCTTGTTGGTGCTCAACCCCGCCGTGCAAGGTTCCGACCTTCAGCAACGCCTGGCGCTGCTCAAACCCTTCAGTCAGTCGCTGCGGGATAACCCGGATCTGGCATCCCTGTATCTGGGCTATGGCAATGGTGATTTTTTCATGGTTCGCCCGCTGCGCGCCCCTCAGCTGAAAACGCTGCTCAACGCCCCGGAAGCAGCGGCTTACCAAGTGTGGAGCATCGAGAGAGACACCCGCGGTCAGGCTCATTCCCAATCGTTGTTTTTCGATCAGGACCTGACCTTCATCGGTCGTCACGAAGACCCCGTCGACACCTACGACCCACGTAGCCGCGCCTGGTTTTCCAGCGCCAGCCGCGACAGCACCCAGATCACCACCGAACCCTATGTTTTTTTCTCTACCCACAACGTCGGCACCACGCTGGCCCTGCGCAGCGGCGACCATGCCGTGATGGGCGCCGACCTGACCCTGGAGGAACTCAGCGCCACCCTGGCCAAACATGTAGTGACGCCCGCCACCGAGATCGTGCTGTTCGATGCCCAAGGCAATGCCATCGCGTATCCCGACAGCAGTCGTCTGATCGTCGACGACCAAACGGCGCGTCTGATCAAGGCCGCCGACCTGAGCCCCAGCCTCGGCGCTCTGCTCAACAGCCCCCCCGCGGGCAATCGTTTGAATGTCGGCGGTCGCCAATGGATCGTGGCCCGCAGCAACATGCAGGAAGGCGGTCCCCAAGGTCTGCAGTTGGCACTGCTGGTGCCGGAAGACGAATTGCTGACCGATGCCTACCGCATGCGCTGGCAAGGTGCGCTGATTACTCTGGCGACACTACTGTTGTGCGTTCCTCTGGGTTGGCTGACGTCGAGGGTGTTGGTCAAACCCCTGCGCGCGTTGGTACAGGAAGCGGATGCGATTCGCAGCTTCGACTTCAATTTCCCGGTTTCCCGTCGCTCCCCGGTGCTGGAAGTCGATCAACTGAGCGTGTCGATGGCGCGCATGAAAGAAACGCTGGCAAGCTTCTTCCAGATCACCGACAGCCTGAGCGCCGAGACCCGTTTTGCGCCGCTGATGGAGCGGGTGTTATTTGAAACCGTGAAAATCGGCCAGGCCCAGGCCGGTCTGATTTACCTGCGCGAAGGAGACGGTGATCGCATGGAGCCCCAGGGTCTGGTCATCAATGACACCGCTGAAACGCTGTCGTCATTCGATATCCACGGGCATGATCTTCAAGACCCGAAAACTCCAGCCTGGATGCAACAGCTTTCGACCGCCGACAATGTCGTCAGCCATTTCGGCTTCGAACAGGCGGGGGATTTGCAAAAAGTGTTGCTCGCACTGGCTTGCCCTCGGGTTCATCTGATCGGTATCCGCTTGCACAATCGTCATAACGAAACCGTGGGCCTGCTGGTGTTTTTATTGGCCGACAGCGGTAACCAGAGTGACTTGGAAAAACTCCGGCCCGACCGTATCGCGTTTCTGCAGGCAGTGTCCGGTGCGGCAGCCGTGAGTATTGAAAGCCAGCGCCTGCAAGCCCGACAAAAAAACCTGCTGGATGCCTTCATTAAACTGCTAGCCGGCGCGATTGACGCCAAAAGCCCCTACACCGGAGGGCATTGCCAGCGAGTACCGGCCCTGGCACTGATGATTGCCCAGGCTGCCGCGGCCAGTCAGGATCCAGCCTTCAGCGGTTATCGCCCCACCGAGGATGAATGGGAGGCGCTGCACATTGCAGCCTGGTTGCATGACTGTGGCAAGGTCACCACACCTGAATACGTCGTCGATAAAGCCACGAAACTGGAAACGTTGAACGACCGCATCCACGAAATCCGCACCCGTTTCGAAGTGCTCAAGCGTGATGCCTGGGTCCGCTATTGGCAAGCCGTTGCAATGGGGGGGGACGAGCAAGACCTGTCGCTATTGCGCGATGCCACGCTGACGGCGCTCGATGATGATTTCGCCTTTATTGCCCGGTGCAACCTTGGCGGTGAAGCGATGGCAGAAGCCGACCTGCAACGACTACGCAGCATTGGACAACGCACCTGGACCCGAACCCTGGATGACCGGTTGGGCGTTTCCTGGGAAGAGAACCGGCGGCAGGAACGCACCCCGGCACCGACATTGCCGGTCAGCGAGCCGCTGCTGGCGGACAAACCCGAGCATTTGTTCGAACGCATCGACGCCGAACTCATTGGCCCGGACAATCCCTTGGGATTCAAGCTCGATGTGCCGCGCTACAAATACAATCGCGGCGAGCTCTACAACCTGAGCATTACCCGAGGCACCCTGACGAACGAAGAGCGCTACATCATCAATCATCACATGGTGCAGACGATCCTGATGCTCAACCACCTGCCCTTCCCCGGCCACCTGCGCAACGTTCCGGAAATCGCCGGAGGCCATCATGAAAAAATGGACGGCACCGGTTATCCCAAACGCTTGAAGCGCGAAGACATGAGCCTGCCGGCGCGGATGATGGCGATTGCCGATATTTTCGAGGCGCTGACCGCTGCCGACCGCCCCTACAAGAAAGCCAAATCCCTGAGCGAAGCGCTGGGCATCATGGCCAACATGTGCCGGGACGCTCACCTCGATCCGGAATTATTCGGGTTGTTCATCAACGACCACATCTATCTGCGGTACGCCGAGCGTTTTCTTAACCCACGGCAAATCGATGCGGTCGATGCGTCAAGCCTGCTGATCAAGGCAGGCTTGCGGGTTTGA
- a CDS encoding response regulator transcription factor, producing the protein MNSVFIVDDHPVIRLAVRMLLEHEGYEVVGETDNGVDAMQMVRECMPDLVILDISIPKLDGLEVLARFNAMSTPLKTLVLTAQCPTLFGIRCMQSGASGYVCKQEDLSELISAIKAVLSGYNYFPSEALNPVRGDEARYAELELFKSVNDRELMVLQLFAQGRTNKEIAKGMFLSNKTVSTYKKRLMQKLKAKSLVELIEMAKRNALV; encoded by the coding sequence ATGAACTCCGTTTTTATTGTCGACGATCACCCTGTCATCCGACTTGCCGTCCGTATGCTACTGGAACACGAAGGCTACGAAGTCGTTGGCGAAACTGATAATGGGGTCGACGCCATGCAGATGGTTCGCGAATGCATGCCCGATCTGGTCATTCTCGACATCAGCATTCCCAAGCTGGATGGCCTGGAAGTACTGGCCCGCTTCAACGCAATGAGCACCCCACTTAAAACATTGGTATTAACGGCACAATGCCCGACACTTTTCGGTATTCGCTGCATGCAGTCCGGTGCTTCTGGATATGTCTGCAAACAGGAAGACCTGAGCGAACTGATCAGTGCCATTAAAGCAGTATTGTCAGGTTACAACTATTTCCCAAGTGAAGCGCTCAACCCGGTTCGCGGCGATGAAGCGCGTTACGCCGAACTCGAACTGTTCAAGTCAGTAAATGATAGGGAACTGATGGTATTGCAACTTTTTGCCCAAGGCCGCACCAACAAGGAGATCGCCAAAGGCATGTTTTTGAGCAACAAAACTGTCAGCACTTATAAAAAACGTCTCATGCAAAAGCTCAAGGCCAAATCCCTGGTTGAACTTATCGAAATGGCAAAACGTAACGCTTTGGTGTGA
- a CDS encoding ATP-binding protein, with the protein MDSRLNAFLERADAVLARIEPLLPTPRHAIDWTQSLAARWQREGRSGFLLPLEVSLDMRLSDLIGVDRQVEQLGRNTQQFLDGMPANHALLWGSRGTGKSSLIRALLAEHAKAGLRLIEIERDHLADLPRVVEQIAKLPQRFVLFCDDLSFESGEGDYRVLKSVLDGSLEQAPDNVLLYATSNRRHLVPEKESDNENWKRVDGELHPSEAVEDKIALSDRFGLWLSFYPFTQEHFLNVVEHWIGQLADKAGLKWQRDEQLDILAVRWATGRGNRNGRCAYQFARYWVGLKLLEHKA; encoded by the coding sequence GTGGATTCCCGATTGAATGCTTTTCTTGAACGCGCCGATGCCGTTCTGGCTCGTATCGAGCCACTGTTGCCCACCCCTCGGCATGCCATCGACTGGACTCAGAGCCTGGCGGCGCGCTGGCAGCGTGAGGGTCGCAGCGGCTTTCTGTTGCCCCTGGAAGTCAGTCTCGACATGCGTCTTTCCGACCTGATAGGCGTCGATCGCCAAGTGGAGCAACTGGGGCGCAATACCCAACAGTTCCTTGATGGCATGCCGGCCAACCACGCATTGCTCTGGGGCTCGCGCGGTACCGGTAAATCCTCGCTGATTCGCGCCTTGCTGGCCGAGCACGCCAAGGCGGGTTTGCGTCTGATCGAAATCGAGCGCGATCACCTGGCCGATTTGCCGCGAGTCGTCGAACAAATCGCCAAACTGCCGCAACGTTTCGTGTTGTTCTGCGATGACCTGTCGTTCGAGTCGGGCGAAGGTGATTACCGCGTACTAAAGAGCGTACTCGACGGTTCGCTTGAGCAGGCACCGGATAATGTTTTGCTATACGCCACGTCCAACCGTCGCCACCTGGTGCCGGAAAAGGAAAGCGATAACGAAAACTGGAAGCGAGTCGACGGCGAACTGCATCCCAGCGAGGCGGTGGAAGACAAGATCGCGCTCTCGGACCGCTTCGGACTGTGGCTGTCGTTCTATCCGTTCACCCAGGAGCATTTCCTCAACGTGGTCGAACACTGGATCGGCCAACTGGCGGACAAGGCCGGCCTCAAGTGGCAACGCGACGAGCAACTGGACATCCTTGCGGTGCGTTGGGCCACCGGGCGCGGTAATCGTAACGGACGTTGCGCGTATCAATTTGCCCGCTATTGGGTTGGGCTGAAACTGTTGGAGCACAAGGCATGA
- a CDS encoding hybrid sensor histidine kinase/response regulator, whose amino-acid sequence MDIKFTNRLSYKQARLTVLVGFILGMLLSLLQIGIDYASEDASINREIQSLLEISHNPASRIAYNIDAELAQELTLGLLRSPAIIGAKLTDNNGNVLANVKRPGLQSGYRVLSDFLFGADRQFEDRLYLDHLPNESLGTLQLDVDTYSFGYRFLRRAEVTLLNGFARSLILSGILLALFYVMLTKPLVRLIHELSGRDSRSMEPTSLECPAGHADDEIGVLVKVANQQFENVATEIQQRRNAENRLTDYLGQLENIVSARTAELKAINARLSQSNQELETARSTALDMAEARSAFLANMSHEIRTPLNGLLGMIALSLDGPLNPEQQQQLSIAHDSGKVLVELLNDILDLSKFDAGQLELEHIPFDLASLIEDTANLLSQNAAPSVELTCLIEPQFPALVLGDPTRVRQIVSNLLSNALKFTRFGRVDVRLSTSDDGVRIEVCDTGIGIPQDAQVKIFQPFTQAGAGITRQFGGTGLGLALTYNLCEAMQGRLTISSEAGFGSQFCAELPLPRHTRALAIPALQGRVVAITAASSGLAELLGSLLPGWGVEYHQCAIDDPLTGLAPDVLITDCPECLFNLRPTFTAPILLVTAYGSFMPSDQVSALAPLQQQARPLARNALHQTLRRILQPDTSIVNAPHINTHSPQRRGRVLLVEDNPVNQLVAKGMLGKLGCDVTVAAHGAEALDQLEYKEFDLVLMDCNMPVMDGYEASRQIRRSGRWPQLPIVALTANAMSEERERCRAAGMSDYLAKPFSREELAALLDVWIPLTTVS is encoded by the coding sequence ATGGACATTAAATTCACCAACCGACTGTCTTACAAACAGGCGCGGCTTACCGTGCTGGTCGGTTTCATTCTGGGCATGCTGCTCAGCCTGCTGCAAATAGGCATCGATTATGCCAGTGAAGACGCTTCCATCAACCGCGAAATACAGTCTTTACTGGAAATCAGCCACAACCCCGCGTCCCGCATCGCCTATAACATTGATGCCGAACTGGCTCAGGAACTGACACTGGGCCTGCTGCGCTCACCCGCAATCATCGGCGCGAAACTGACGGACAACAACGGCAACGTGCTGGCCAACGTCAAACGCCCGGGCTTGCAAAGCGGCTATCGGGTGCTCAGCGACTTCCTGTTTGGTGCCGATCGCCAGTTCGAAGACCGCTTGTATCTGGATCACTTGCCGAACGAATCCCTTGGCACGCTGCAACTGGACGTCGACACTTACTCCTTCGGCTACCGTTTCCTGCGTCGGGCCGAGGTGACCCTGCTTAATGGCTTCGCCCGCAGTCTGATCCTGTCGGGCATCCTGCTGGCGCTGTTCTACGTGATGCTGACCAAACCATTGGTGCGCCTGATCCACGAACTCAGTGGCCGCGATTCGCGCAGTATGGAGCCGACGTCACTGGAATGTCCGGCGGGGCACGCCGACGATGAAATCGGCGTACTGGTGAAAGTGGCCAACCAGCAGTTTGAAAATGTCGCCACCGAAATCCAGCAGCGGCGCAACGCCGAAAACCGCCTGACCGACTATCTCGGCCAATTGGAAAACATCGTCTCGGCCCGCACGGCGGAACTCAAGGCGATCAATGCGCGGCTCAGCCAGTCCAACCAGGAACTGGAAACCGCTCGCAGCACTGCCCTGGACATGGCTGAAGCACGCTCGGCGTTCCTGGCCAACATGAGTCATGAAATTCGCACGCCCCTCAATGGCCTGCTGGGAATGATCGCGCTGTCCCTCGATGGCCCGTTGAATCCCGAGCAACAGCAACAACTGTCCATCGCCCATGACTCGGGCAAGGTTTTGGTGGAGTTGCTCAACGATATCCTTGATCTGTCGAAGTTCGATGCCGGTCAGTTGGAACTCGAACACATCCCGTTCGACCTCGCCTCGCTGATCGAAGACACCGCCAACCTGCTGTCGCAGAACGCCGCGCCGAGTGTCGAACTGACCTGCCTGATCGAACCGCAGTTTCCGGCGCTGGTGCTCGGCGATCCGACCCGGGTCCGGCAAATCGTCAGCAACTTGCTGTCCAATGCGCTCAAATTCACCCGATTCGGCCGCGTCGATGTGCGTCTGTCGACCTCTGACGACGGCGTCAGAATCGAGGTCTGCGATACGGGCATCGGTATCCCGCAGGACGCACAAGTCAAGATTTTCCAGCCCTTCACTCAAGCCGGTGCCGGCATCACCCGGCAATTTGGCGGCACCGGGTTGGGGCTGGCCCTGACCTACAATCTCTGCGAAGCCATGCAGGGCCGCCTCACCATCAGTTCGGAAGCGGGTTTCGGCAGCCAGTTCTGCGCAGAATTGCCACTCCCCCGTCACACCCGGGCACTCGCCATCCCGGCGCTGCAAGGCAGAGTGGTTGCAATCACTGCGGCCAGCAGCGGTTTGGCGGAATTGCTCGGCAGCTTGTTGCCAGGATGGGGGGTTGAATATCATCAGTGCGCCATCGATGACCCATTGACCGGATTGGCGCCCGATGTGCTGATTACCGATTGCCCCGAATGCCTGTTCAACCTGCGTCCCACTTTCACCGCGCCAATTTTGCTGGTGACCGCTTACGGCAGTTTCATGCCCAGCGATCAGGTCAGCGCCCTCGCCCCCCTGCAACAACAGGCACGCCCCTTGGCACGCAACGCACTGCACCAGACCTTACGACGAATCCTTCAACCGGATACCAGCATCGTCAATGCCCCCCATATCAACACCCACTCACCGCAACGACGCGGACGGGTGCTGCTGGTTGAGGACAACCCGGTCAACCAACTGGTGGCCAAAGGCATGCTCGGGAAACTCGGCTGCGATGTCACCGTCGCTGCCCACGGTGCCGAGGCGCTGGATCAACTGGAGTACAAGGAATTCGATCTGGTGCTGATGGACTGCAACATGCCGGTGATGGATGGCTATGAAGCCAGCCGGCAAATCCGCCGCAGCGGACGCTGGCCACAACTTCCCATCGTCGCCCTGACCGCCAACGCCATGTCCGAGGAACGCGAACGATGTCGTGCTGCAGGTATGAGCGACTACCTGGCCAAACCCTTCAGCCGGGAAGAACTGGCTGCCTTGCTCGACGTGTGGATCCCCCTTACGACAGTGTCTTGA